A single genomic interval of Procambarus clarkii isolate CNS0578487 chromosome 17, FALCON_Pclarkii_2.0, whole genome shotgun sequence harbors:
- the LOC138365647 gene encoding uncharacterized protein, producing the protein MCNSVQVNGATSITTGTQYTSFYRDFAKVRGTETRVEGDAPGPPSNATLRTQPLQHLAPTPATPRLNPCNTLPHPTPATPRPNTCNTSPQHLQHLAPTPATPRLNPCNTLPHPTPATPRPNTCNTSPQPLQHLAPTPATPRLNPSNTSPQPLQHLAPTPRLQHLAPTPATPRLNPSNTSPQPLQHLAPTPRLQHLAPTPATLRLNTCNTSPQHLQHLTPRPQIMTSKH; encoded by the coding sequence ATGTGCAATAGTGTGCAAGTGAACGGTGCCACATCAATAACTACTGGCACACAGTACACGAGTTTTTACCGCGACTTCGCAAAGGTCAGAGGCACAGAGACCCGGGTTGAGGGTGATGCTCCAGGCCCGCCCAGTAATGCAACACTTCGAACCCAACCCCTGCAACACCTCgccccaacacctgcaacacctcgcCTCAACCCCTGCAACACCTTGCCCCACCCAACCCCTGCAACACCTCgccccaacacctgcaacacctcgccccaacacctgcaacacctcgccccaacacctgcaacacctcgcCTCAACCCCTGCAACACCTTGCCCCACCCAACCCCTGCAACACCTCgccccaacacctgcaacacctcgcCTCAACCCCTCCAACACCTCgccccaacacctgcaacacctcgcCTCAACCCCTCCAACACCTCGCCCCAACCCCTGCAACACCTCGCCCCAACACCTCGCCTCCAACACCTCgccccaacacctgcaacacctcgcCTCAACCCCTCCAACACCTCGCCCCAACCCCTGCAACACCTCGCCCCAACACCTCGCCTCCAACACCTCgccccaacacctgcaacacttcgcctcaacacctgcaacacctcgccccaacacctgcagcacctcaCCCCAAGACCACAGATAATGACATCTAAACACTAA